A region from the Lolium perenne isolate Kyuss_39 chromosome 4, Kyuss_2.0, whole genome shotgun sequence genome encodes:
- the LOC127347898 gene encoding putative cyclin-dependent kinase F-2 gives MAVGKRPAAAVLNAGHVMEQGSDDYNSKRRRVRVGSMEEYEPTDVLGEGAFGIVKKARHCFTGKTVAIKFLRPDTDASELQEEGRFLEACAGNPYVVGSYGLVREPNTTKLSLVMEYVGPSLHASLSKRPPLPEAIVRRYMWQLLTGAQKMHERGIVHRDIKPANILVGEDGKILKFCDLGLAMSLATEKTPYYDAGTPPYMAPEMLLGKPDYDARVDTWSLGCVMAEMLAGGKMLFSDKGGSRHAVKISQLWDIFSLLGLPDERAWPELASLPLAGTFLRWFPARQHNTLGERFHEEMLSHDGFQVLKGLLECNPEKRLTAAAALRLPWFLPEIDNLPVPGKMVVRIKLSLPATLKKKNLQRIKTIPPGPATQKMKKVKPIKNIVAPATPKKKVPRIKFITRATPKTENVLRIPLAMWEKARLMDPCKC, from the coding sequence ATGGCCGTCGGCAAGCGACCTGCTGCTGCCGTCCTCAACGCCGGCCACGTGATGGAGCAAGGATCAGATGATTACAACAGCAAGAGGAGGCGCGTCCGCGTCGGCAGCATGGAGGAGTACGAGCCGACGGACGTCCTCGGCGAGGGCGCCTTCGGCATCGTCAAGAAGGCGCGCCACTGCTTCACCGGCAAGACCGTGGCCATCAAGTTCCTCCGCCCCGACACCGACGCCAGCGAGCTCCAAGAAGAGGGACGCTTCCTCGAGGCCTGCGCCGGAAACCCTTACGTCGTCGGTTCCTACGGCCTTGTTCGCGAACCGAACACCACCAAGCTCAGCCTCGTCATGGAGTACGTCGGTCCGAGCCTCCACGCATCCTTGTCCAAGAGGCCGCCGCTCCCGGAGGCCATCGTGCGCCGCTACATGTGGCAGCTCCTCACCGGCGCCCAGAAGATGCACGAGCGCGGCATCGTCCACCGCGACATCAAGCCGGCCAACatcctcgtcggggaagacggaaAGATCCTCAAGTTCTGCGACCTCGGGCTGGCCATGTCCCTCGCGACGGAGAAGACGCCGTACTACGATGCCGGCACGCCACCCTACATGGCGCCCGAGATGCTCCTGGGGAAGCCGGACTACGACGCGCGGGTGGACACATGGTCGCTGGGATGCGTCATGGCGGAGATGCTCGCGGGAGGCAAGATGCTCTTCAGCGACAAGGGCGGAAGCAGGCACGCTGTTAAGATCAGCCAGCTCTGGGATATCTTCAGCCTGCTTGGTTTGCCAGATGAGAGGGCGTGGCCGGAGCTCGCGTCGCTGCCGCTCGCCGGCACGTTTCTGCGATGGTTCCCGGCACGGCAGCACAACACGCTGGGGGAGCGGTTCCACGAAGAGATGCTGTCCCACGACGGGTTCCAAGTCTTGAAAGGGCTTCTCGAGTGCAACCCTGAAAAGCGGCTGACGGCGGCCGCCGCGCTCCGACTCCCGTGGTTTTTGCCCGAGATCGACAACTTACCAGTGCCCGGGAAGATGGTGGTGCGGATAAAGCTCTCTCTGCCGGCGACACTGAAGAAGAAGAATCTGCAGCGGATCAAGACCATACCTCCGGGTCCGGCGACACAAAAAATGAAGAAAGTGAAGCCGATCAAGAACATCGTCGCTCCagctacgccgaagaagaaggtgccACGTATCAAGTTCATCACACGAGCGACACCGAAGACGGAGAATGTACTTAGAATTCCACTcgcgatgtgggagaaggcacgctTGATGGATCCATGTAAATGCTAG
- the LOC127296535 gene encoding putative cyclin-dependent kinase F-2: MAVGKRPAAAVLNAGHVMEQGSDDYNSKRRRVRVGSMEEYEPTDVLGEGAFGIVKKARHCFTGKTVAIKFLRPDTDASELQEEGRFLEACAGNPYVVGSYGLVREPNTTKLSLVMEYVGPSLHASLSKRPPLPEAIVRRYMWQLLTGAQKMHERGIVHRDIKPANILVGEDGKILKFCDLGLAMSLATEKTPYYDAGTPPYMAPEMLLGKPDYDARVDTWSLGCVMAEMLAGGKMLFSDKGGSRHAVKISQLWDIFSLLGLPDERAWPELASLPLAGTFLRWFPAQQHNTLGERFHEELLSHDGFQVLKGLLECNPEKRLTAAAALRLPWFLPEINNLPVPGKIVVRIKLSLPATPKKKKNLQRIKTIPPVRQHKK; this comes from the coding sequence ATGGCCGTCGGCAAGCGACCTGCTGCTGCCGTCCTCAACGCCGGCCACGTGATGGAGCAAGGATCAGATGATTACAACAGCAAGAGGAGGCGCGTCCGCGTCGGCAGCATGGAGGAGTACGAGCCGACGGACGTCCTCGGCGAGGGCGCCTTCGGCATCGTCAAGAAGGCGCGCCACTGCTTCACCGGCAAGACCGTGGCCATCAAGTTCCTCCGCCCCGACACCGACGCCAGCGAGCTCCAAGAAGAGGGACGCTTCCTCGAGGCCTGCGCCGGAAACCCTTACGTCGTCGGTTCCTACGGCCTTGTTCGCGAACCGAACACCACCAAGCTCAGCCTCGTCATGGAGTACGTCGGTCCGAGCCTCCACGCATCCTTGTCCAAGAGGCCGCCGCTCCCGGAGGCCATCGTGCGCCGCTACATGTGGCAGCTCCTCACCGGCGCCCAGAAGATGCACGAGCGCGGCATCGTCCACCGCGACATCAAGCCGGCCAACatcctcgtcggggaagacggaaAGATCCTCAAGTTCTGCGACCTCGGGCTGGCCATGTCCCTCGCGACGGAGAAGACGCCGTACTACGATGCCGGCACGCCACCCTACATGGCGCCCGAGATGCTCCTGGGGAAGCCGGACTACGACGCGCGGGTGGACACATGGTCGCTGGGATGCGTCATGGCGGAGATGCTCGCGGGAGGCAAGATGCTCTTCAGCGACAAGGGCGGAAGCAGGCACGCTGTTAAGATCAGCCAGCTCTGGGATATCTTCAGCCTGCTTGGTTTGCCAGATGAGAGGGCGTGGCCGGAGCTCGCGTCGCTGCCGCTCGCCGGCACGTTTCTGCGATGGTTCCCCGCACAGCAGCACAACACGCTGGGGGAGCGGTTCCACGAAGAGTTGCTGTCCCACGACGGGTTCCAAGTCTTGAAAGGGCTTCTCGAGTGCAACCCTGAAAAGCGGCTGACGGCGGCCGCCGCGCTCCGACTCCCGTGGTTTTTGCCCGAGATCAACAACTTACCGGTGCCCGGGAAGATCGTGGTGCGGATAAAGCTCTCTCTACCGGCGAcacccaagaagaagaagaatctgCAGCGGATCAAGACCATACCTCCGGTCCGGCAACACAAAAAATGA
- the LOC127296534 gene encoding pentatricopeptide repeat-containing protein At3g29290, producing MAAVWGGCSTSRGSFSLELPRRGTGILSRNGGRSGGEAHRVSGAMVMARGVCVCRAAAPPCVPESDVTRKEEAGSGTRGMDDDDRPVAGGFVYHKSHGLRRRPVKPAAVEKEPVRARSVRPVTVSESAQEVPVSDKFEHGGSRLHFLEERDEEMLSRRLMRLGQSNKVRSAMELFDSMRASGLRPTAHACNSLLASFVRRGYPADARKVFEFMQEKRLATGHTYTLMLKAVAKTEGYISALQLFSEIEEGEESREALDVIVYNTMISACGRAKDWRQVEKLWRRLAESNSLTGTLMTYDLLVSTFVQCGQSELAVAAYEEMLRNGLDPSEDIMKAVVASCTREGRWEFALATFRRMLSAGMKPNIIAFNSIINSLGKAGEDELAFRMYHLLTSSGLEPDQYTWSALLSALHRSGRCWDALDLFHGIKSKHPSVLNSHLYHIALMSCERLGQWEHALQLLWMMEKHGLQISAVSYNHVIRACEVACEPKVALKVYQRMTRERCSPDTFTHLSVIRACIWGSLWDEVEDILEEVEPDSSIYNTVIHGLCLRGKPILARKVYKKMQSIGLTPDGKTRSFMLQHITSAE from the exons ATGGCTGCAGTTTGGGGCGGCTGCAGCACAAGCCGCGGTTCCTTCAGTCTCGAACTGCCTCGGCGTGGCACGGGAATCCTATCAAGAAACGGCGGCCGGAGCGGAGGTGAAGCCCACCGGGTAAGCGGCGCCATGGTGATGGCCAGAGGAGTGTGTGTTTGTAGAGCGGCTGCTCCGCCGTGTGTCCCTGAATCTGACGTCACCCGCAAGGAGGAGGCTGGCTCGGGGACTCGTGGCATGGACGACGATGATCGGCCTGTTGCTGGCGGTTTCGTCTATCACAAGAGCCACGGGCTCCGGCGGCGTCCGGTCAAGCCTGCTGCCGTGGAGAAGGAACCTGTCCGCGCCAGAAGTGTTCGGCCGGTGACAGTTTCAGAGTCGGCGCAAGAAGTGCCAGTTTCAGATAAGTTTGAGCATGGGGGATCAAGGCTGCACTTTCTGGAAGAGCGGGACGAGGAGATGCTGTCCAGGAGGCTGATGAGGCTCGGCCAGTCCAATAAGGTCAGGAGTGCCATGGAGCTGTTTGATTCAATGCGTGCCTCTGGCCTGAGGCCGACCGCGCACGCCTGCAACTCCCTCTTGGCCAGTTTCGTCCGCAGAGGTTACCCTGCGGATGCCAGGAAGGTGTTCGAGTTCATGCAGGAGAAAAGATTGGCAACTGGTCATACATATACCTTGATGCTGAAGGCTGTCGCAAAAACCGAGGGCTACATTTCCGCCTTGCAATTGTTCAGTGAGATCGAAGAGGGCGAAGAATCAAGGGAAGCCCTCGATGTGATTGTGTACAACACCATGATATCTGCGTGCGGGAGAGCGAAAGACTGGAGGCAAGTGGAGAAACTCTGGAGAAGACTAGCAGAGAGCAACTCCTTAACTGGAACCCTGATGACCTACGACCTGCTTGTCAGCACGTTTGTGCAGTGCGGACAGTCCGAGCTAGCAGTTGCTGCGTATGAGGAAATGCTCCGCAACGGGCTTGATCCAAGCGAGGATATAATGAAGGCCGTCGTGGCTTCGTGCACCAGAGAAGGCAGGTGGGAGTTTGCGCTGGCCACGTTCAGGAGAATGCTGAGTGCTGGCATGAAGCCCAACATCATCGCGTTTAATTCCATCATCAACTCCCTTGGGAAGGCTGGTGAAGATGAGCTCGCATTTAGGATGTACCATCTTCTGACATCCTCAGGACTCGAGCCTGATCAGTATACGTGGAGCGCGTTGCTGTCCGCATTACATAGGTCTGGTCGATGTTGGGACGCCTTGGATCTTTTTCATGGAATTAAATCCAAGCATCCGTCGGTCTTAAACAGCCATCTCTACCACATCGCTCTGATGTCCTGTGAAAGGCTCGGCCAGTGGGAGCATGCTTTGCAGTTGTTGTGGATGATGGAGAAACACGGGCTGCAAATCTCAGCGGTTTCTTACAATCACGTGATACGTGCTTGTGAGGTTGCGTGCGAGCCGAAAGTTGCTCTGAAAGTGTACCAGCGTATGACTCGTGAAAGGTGCTCACCGGATACATTCACACATTTATCTGTTATAAGAGCTTGCATTTGGGGATCTCTCTGGGACGAAGTAGAGGATATACTGGAG GAGGTTGAGCCAGATTCTTCGATCTACAACACAGTCATCCATGGGCTTTGTTTGAGAGGCAAACCCATATTAGCCAGGAAGGTGTATAAGAAAATGCAGAGCATTGGGCTGACACCAGATGGCAAGACGAGGTCCTTCATGCTGCAGCACATCACATCAGCTGAGTAG